A region from the Spirochaeta thermophila DSM 6192 genome encodes:
- a CDS encoding DJ-1 family glyoxalase III, whose protein sequence is MARVAVCLADGFEDVEAVTPIDLLRRAGVEVVVAGVTGKEVTGSRGVRIVTDALLSDLSPEDFDGMVLPGGMPGSSNLAASDAVRAWLSHCMKAGKTIGAICAAPAVVLGKAGLLEGRRFTCYPGMEKEVEGGTWEPSPVVKDGNLITSRGVGTAGLFGLELVRAFAGEEAYQKVGKATLIL, encoded by the coding sequence ATGGCACGAGTCGCAGTATGTCTCGCCGATGGATTCGAGGATGTGGAGGCCGTGACCCCCATCGACCTGCTGAGGCGCGCCGGCGTGGAAGTGGTGGTGGCCGGCGTCACCGGCAAGGAGGTGACCGGTTCGCGCGGCGTGCGCATCGTCACCGACGCTCTCCTCTCGGATCTTTCGCCCGAGGACTTCGACGGCATGGTGCTGCCGGGGGGTATGCCGGGCTCGAGCAACCTCGCCGCCTCGGACGCGGTGCGGGCCTGGCTCTCCCACTGCATGAAGGCGGGAAAGACCATCGGGGCGATCTGTGCCGCTCCCGCGGTGGTGCTGGGCAAGGCGGGGCTCCTCGAAGGAAGGCGCTTCACCTGCTATCCCGGAATGGAGAAGGAGGTGGAGGGCGGTACGTGGGAGCCCTCTCCTGTGGTGAAAGACGGCAACCTCATCACGAGCAGGGGCGTGGGGACCGCAGGCCTGTTCGGGCTCGAGCTGGTGCGCGCCTTCGCCGGGGAAGAGGCTTACCAGAAGGTGGGCAAGGCCACCCTCATCCTCTAG
- the priA gene encoding replication restart helicase PriA, producing MWVDVAFNLPLREPLTYRVEGEVPVGVRVRAPVRGRVLTGYVVGVRGNPPSGVAPEDLKPVEKVLDEEPLFDGRVLSLAQWVSSYYLCGLGEALSAMIPGGRVQREAPVPYDEPAAYRRHRLSPAQREAVEAVLSCTHPMFYLWGVTGSGKTEVYLTVAEHMLERGKGVLYLVPEIALTRQVVETIRARFGQDVAVLHSRLTASQRLAEWRRIVRGEVRFVIGARSAVFAPIGDLGLIVLDEEHESSYKSGATPRYHARQVAMHRARTEGALLLMGSATPSLEAYHLMHTGRLPFFHLPERVAGGEPPRIEIVSLKDHPGPLSKPLLREIERTKKEGKQTILFLNRRGFAHYVGCRACGFEMTCRHCSLPLTYHRAEEVMVCHYCGYRTRPIDVCPSCGSVDVRYSGPGTEQVEKQLRETFPFYRIARLDTDTARKKGVLERVLEEMESGQVDVLLGTQMIAKGFNFPRLGLVGVVLADTGLHMPDFRAAERVFSLLVQVAGRAGRFMPGGRVVIQTYLPDHPGIVCAREHDLRRFYEEELEVRKETLFPPFSRLVRLVFRGRDERKVERDAGGFASLLSADLPEGVELLGPAPCPMERIAGNYRYHLFLRSSSLAPMHGLLARTLPLFRPSSGVHLEVDVDPVQVV from the coding sequence ATGTGGGTGGACGTGGCCTTCAATCTTCCCCTCCGTGAACCCCTCACGTACCGGGTGGAGGGAGAGGTCCCCGTGGGCGTGCGGGTACGGGCGCCCGTGAGGGGGCGGGTGCTCACCGGGTACGTGGTAGGGGTGAGGGGGAATCCTCCTTCCGGTGTGGCACCCGAGGACCTCAAGCCCGTGGAGAAGGTGCTCGATGAAGAACCCCTGTTCGACGGGCGTGTCCTCTCTCTTGCGCAATGGGTGAGTTCCTACTACCTATGCGGACTGGGGGAGGCCCTCTCGGCCATGATCCCCGGCGGGAGGGTGCAACGCGAGGCGCCCGTGCCGTATGATGAACCTGCGGCGTACCGGCGGCACCGGCTCTCTCCGGCCCAACGGGAGGCAGTGGAGGCCGTGCTCTCCTGCACCCACCCCATGTTCTACCTCTGGGGCGTCACCGGATCGGGCAAGACCGAGGTATACCTCACGGTCGCCGAGCATATGCTCGAGCGAGGGAAGGGGGTGCTCTACCTGGTGCCCGAGATCGCCCTCACCCGCCAGGTGGTGGAGACCATCCGCGCCCGGTTCGGCCAGGACGTGGCGGTGCTCCATTCTCGCCTCACCGCCTCACAACGGCTCGCCGAGTGGCGGAGGATCGTCCGTGGCGAGGTGCGCTTCGTCATAGGTGCCAGGAGCGCGGTCTTCGCACCCATCGGCGACCTCGGGCTCATCGTGCTCGACGAGGAGCACGAGTCGAGCTACAAGTCGGGTGCCACCCCCCGGTACCACGCCCGCCAGGTGGCCATGCACCGCGCCCGCACCGAGGGCGCCCTCCTCCTCATGGGGAGCGCCACCCCCTCGCTCGAAGCCTACCATCTCATGCATACAGGGCGGCTTCCCTTCTTCCACCTTCCCGAGCGTGTGGCGGGGGGAGAGCCCCCCCGTATAGAGATCGTCTCCCTCAAGGACCATCCCGGCCCGCTCTCCAAACCCCTCCTCAGGGAGATCGAGCGTACCAAGAAAGAGGGAAAGCAGACCATCCTCTTCCTCAACAGGCGGGGATTCGCCCACTACGTGGGATGCAGGGCCTGCGGGTTCGAGATGACCTGCCGCCATTGCTCGCTCCCCCTCACGTACCACAGGGCCGAAGAGGTGATGGTCTGCCACTACTGCGGCTACCGGACCAGACCCATCGACGTGTGTCCCTCGTGCGGGAGCGTGGACGTACGCTACAGCGGGCCGGGCACCGAGCAGGTGGAGAAGCAACTCAGGGAAACCTTTCCCTTCTACCGCATCGCCCGACTCGACACGGACACGGCCCGGAAGAAAGGCGTACTCGAGCGCGTACTCGAGGAGATGGAATCCGGCCAGGTGGACGTACTCCTCGGGACGCAGATGATCGCCAAGGGCTTCAACTTTCCCCGCCTCGGGCTCGTGGGGGTGGTGTTGGCCGATACCGGGTTGCACATGCCCGACTTCCGGGCCGCCGAACGGGTCTTCTCCCTCCTCGTTCAGGTCGCGGGCCGTGCGGGCAGGTTCATGCCGGGTGGTCGGGTCGTCATCCAGACGTATCTGCCCGATCATCCTGGCATCGTGTGTGCCCGGGAGCACGATCTCCGTCGCTTCTACGAGGAGGAACTCGAGGTGCGAAAGGAGACACTCTTCCCTCCCTTCTCGAGACTCGTCCGCCTTGTCTTCCGGGGAAGGGACGAGCGCAAGGTGGAGAGGGACGCCGGGGGATTCGCCTCCCTCCTTTCGGCCGACCTGCCCGAGGGTGTCGAGCTCCTGGGCCCCGCCCCCTGCCCCATGGAGAGGATCGCCGGCAACTATCGGTACCACCTCTTCCTCCGCTCGTCCTCACTCGCCCCCATGCACGGCCTCCTCGCCCGCACCCTCCCCCTCTTCAGGCCTTCCTCGGGCGTGCACCTCGAGGTGGACGTGGATCCGGTGCAGGTGGTATGA
- a CDS encoding uracil-DNA glycosylase — protein MSEQDLYKELWELSFLVEDLVHGGWERPHPAPPTVPAGAPPLVAGSGERSERKPTGGDDPARTLGALHEQVRACNRCDLARTRRHAVPGIGRVGLPVMVVGEAPGADEDVKGEPFVGRAGQYLDKWLAAIGLQRGRDVFITNVVKCRPPGNRDPRPDEISACLPFLEAQIALVRPRAILTVGRFAASTLLGTQEGISRLRGRVYRYRDIPLVPTYHPSAVLRDPSLRRPVWEDLKLLSSVLRGEGAGVHDASR, from the coding sequence ATGAGTGAGCAGGATCTCTACAAGGAGTTGTGGGAGCTTTCGTTCCTGGTGGAAGACCTCGTCCATGGGGGATGGGAGCGCCCACACCCCGCCCCCCCCACCGTCCCGGCGGGAGCCCCTCCCCTCGTGGCAGGATCAGGAGAGAGGAGTGAGAGGAAACCCACCGGCGGAGACGATCCGGCACGCACGCTCGGGGCCCTCCACGAGCAGGTGCGCGCCTGTAACCGGTGTGACCTCGCCCGGACCCGGCGGCATGCGGTGCCGGGGATAGGGAGGGTGGGCCTCCCGGTGATGGTGGTGGGAGAGGCCCCCGGCGCGGACGAAGACGTGAAGGGCGAGCCGTTCGTGGGGAGGGCCGGGCAGTACCTGGACAAGTGGCTCGCGGCCATAGGGCTGCAGCGAGGCCGGGATGTCTTCATCACGAATGTGGTGAAATGCAGGCCGCCGGGGAACCGCGATCCCCGTCCCGACGAGATCTCGGCCTGTCTCCCCTTCCTCGAAGCACAGATCGCGCTCGTGAGACCGCGGGCCATCCTCACGGTGGGGAGGTTCGCCGCCTCCACTCTGCTCGGTACACAGGAGGGCATCTCCCGCCTCCGGGGGAGGGTCTACCGGTACCGGGACATTCCCCTGGTGCCCACCTACCATCCGAGCGCGGTCCTCAGGGATCCGTCGCTGAGGAGGCCTGTCTGGGAGGACCTCAAGCTCCTCTCTTCCGTCCTGCGCGGGGAGGGGGCGGGCGTGCACGATGCCTCGAGGTGA
- the truA gene encoding tRNA pseudouridine(38-40) synthase TruA, translating into MGQRNIKVVLAYDGTDFVGWQRQPNGRSVQGVVEDALARMHKHPVHVHAAGRTDSGVHAVGQCINFITDIDSLPVEKFALALNSFLPRDVKALQAEEVPPDFHARYSAVRREYRYYVFPSPSPYPHLRRYSLWVNRLPDVRLLNAYASCIVGEHDFSSFCSPSDPSPSKVRLIHTASWFPEGSQLVFRIVGNAFLWRMVRALVGTMLDLEKQKADPEMMRKILEARDRSAASDSAPAWGLFLHEVQYE; encoded by the coding sequence ATGGGTCAGCGTAACATCAAGGTGGTGCTCGCCTACGATGGGACGGACTTCGTGGGGTGGCAGCGGCAGCCGAATGGCCGGAGTGTCCAAGGGGTGGTGGAGGATGCCTTGGCGAGGATGCACAAGCACCCGGTGCACGTCCATGCGGCGGGCCGCACTGATTCGGGGGTACATGCCGTGGGGCAGTGTATCAACTTCATCACCGACATCGATTCCCTCCCGGTGGAAAAGTTCGCCCTTGCGCTCAACTCCTTCCTGCCCCGCGATGTGAAGGCCCTCCAGGCCGAGGAGGTGCCTCCCGACTTCCACGCCCGTTACAGCGCGGTGCGTCGGGAGTACCGCTACTACGTCTTTCCTTCGCCCTCGCCGTATCCCCACCTCAGGCGCTACAGCCTGTGGGTGAACCGCCTGCCGGACGTCCGTCTCCTCAATGCGTATGCCTCCTGCATTGTGGGCGAGCACGATTTCTCCAGCTTCTGCAGCCCGTCGGATCCGAGCCCGTCCAAGGTGCGCCTCATCCACACCGCTTCGTGGTTCCCCGAGGGGTCTCAGCTGGTGTTCCGTATCGTGGGGAACGCCTTCCTCTGGCGGATGGTACGGGCCCTGGTGGGTACCATGCTCGACCTCGAAAAACAGAAGGCCGACCCCGAGATGATGCGGAAGATCCTGGAGGCGAGGGACAGATCGGCGGCCTCGGACAGCGCCCCGGCGTGGGGGCTCTTCCTCCATGAGGTGCAGTATGAGTGA
- a CDS encoding DUF2225 domain-containing protein — protein sequence MTQESSPDKGLKLTYFSKRPLECPVCRTEFFREDLLSGRGRLIAGRLTLELRRLYEPSKKYGAVYPLVYPVTVCPSCFYAAYPEDFLEIPAEALLPLEASTDARRELLLSIFPDLSFSAPRRLYEGVASYVLAMLCYEHFPADTAPTFKMGLSALRGAWLASDLQAQFPDEGWGLLVRHLYRKARFLYILAVEREQKGEEVLSRLKYQGPDLDKNYGYDGVLYLAGLLDYRYGPRSNREKRIASLMRAKQIIARIFGMGRASRHKPQVLLDNARDVYDLIRKELESLGADGGEPVDGSA from the coding sequence ATGACGCAGGAATCCAGCCCTGATAAGGGTCTCAAGCTCACCTACTTTTCCAAGCGGCCGTTGGAGTGTCCCGTGTGCAGGACCGAGTTCTTCAGGGAAGACCTGCTCTCGGGGCGGGGGCGTCTCATCGCGGGCCGCCTCACGCTGGAGCTTCGAAGGCTCTACGAGCCCTCGAAGAAGTATGGGGCGGTCTACCCGCTCGTGTATCCTGTGACGGTGTGTCCCTCATGCTTCTACGCTGCCTATCCCGAGGACTTCCTCGAGATCCCCGCCGAGGCCCTCCTTCCCCTCGAGGCCTCCACCGACGCGCGCCGTGAGCTCCTCCTCTCGATCTTTCCCGACCTCTCCTTCTCGGCCCCGCGGCGCCTCTACGAAGGGGTGGCGAGTTACGTGCTGGCCATGCTCTGCTACGAACACTTTCCGGCCGACACGGCTCCCACCTTCAAGATGGGACTCTCGGCCCTCCGCGGGGCCTGGCTCGCCTCCGACCTCCAGGCCCAGTTCCCGGATGAGGGCTGGGGCCTCCTCGTGCGTCACCTCTACCGGAAGGCACGCTTTCTCTACATCCTGGCGGTGGAGAGGGAGCAGAAAGGTGAGGAGGTGCTCTCCCGCCTCAAGTACCAGGGACCCGACCTCGACAAGAACTACGGCTACGACGGCGTCCTCTATCTTGCAGGACTCCTCGATTATCGGTATGGTCCACGATCGAACAGGGAAAAGCGGATCGCCTCGCTCATGCGGGCCAAGCAGATCATCGCGCGCATCTTCGGCATGGGCAGGGCATCCAGGCACAAGCCCCAGGTGCTCCTCGACAATGCAAGAGACGTCTACGACCTCATCCGGAAGGAGCTCGAGTCCCTGGGGGCCGATGGAGGGGAGCCGGTAGATGGGTCAGCGTAA
- a CDS encoding holo-ACP synthase — MILGVGIDVVRIDRIAHWWENPGLVARYFHPLEIESIRRKGGGVAGSLAARFAAKEAFAKALGTGLRGFSLNEVQVENDPHGRPYLVLHGRARDLFARRGGARAHLSLTHEKDAAIAVVVIEGDV; from the coding sequence ATGATCCTGGGAGTGGGCATCGATGTGGTGAGGATCGACCGGATCGCACACTGGTGGGAGAACCCCGGACTGGTGGCCCGCTACTTCCACCCTCTCGAGATAGAGAGCATACGACGGAAGGGGGGAGGGGTCGCCGGATCGCTCGCCGCACGGTTCGCGGCCAAGGAGGCCTTTGCAAAGGCCCTGGGGACGGGGCTGCGCGGGTTCTCGCTGAACGAGGTGCAGGTGGAGAACGATCCCCACGGCCGACCCTATCTCGTGCTCCACGGAAGGGCCCGCGACCTCTTCGCACGGCGTGGGGGGGCCCGTGCGCACCTCTCGCTCACCCATGAGAAAGACGCGGCGATCGCCGTGGTGGTCATAGAGGGGGATGTATGA
- a CDS encoding YbbR-like domain-containing protein, whose protein sequence is MRTKRNVFHHLPAKIVSLVFAVLLFYAQRYSAFEERYVMISLSARLPETLIPASPLPEKVRVGIRGREEDIYALLPEDLSVYVDLSSHTVPGRYTVPIHLDRGESALGVEAEFSIEPSQITVELVEKLSKSLQVIPDVAGSPPPGYEVVQMLVIPSSVEVEGPRDVIEGVTQIRTERIDLSSRTEDASLTVRLVRPAPSVRIPGGDVVEVRVLVRERIIHQTFEKVPLVAVDLSPSLEMEGLPEEGSVTIQGPYSTMEGLAPQDVHLVVDCAEVEEPGEYVLEVRPIVPQEVVVLDFSPRQVGVRVRFRESPATGVVSEEGE, encoded by the coding sequence ATGAGGACGAAGAGGAACGTGTTCCACCACCTCCCCGCGAAAATCGTCTCTCTCGTCTTCGCCGTCCTCCTCTTCTATGCCCAGAGGTACTCGGCCTTCGAGGAACGCTATGTGATGATCTCCTTGAGCGCCCGCCTCCCGGAGACGCTCATCCCTGCGAGTCCCCTTCCGGAGAAGGTACGGGTGGGGATACGGGGCAGGGAGGAGGATATCTACGCCCTCCTCCCCGAGGACCTGTCCGTGTACGTGGACCTCTCTTCCCACACGGTGCCGGGTCGTTACACCGTCCCGATCCATCTCGATCGGGGGGAATCCGCCCTGGGTGTGGAAGCCGAGTTTTCCATAGAACCCTCGCAGATCACGGTGGAACTGGTGGAGAAGCTCTCCAAGTCGCTCCAGGTGATACCCGATGTGGCGGGTTCCCCGCCGCCCGGGTACGAGGTGGTCCAGATGCTCGTGATCCCCTCGTCGGTCGAGGTGGAAGGTCCCAGGGACGTGATCGAGGGGGTGACGCAGATACGCACGGAGCGTATCGACCTCTCCAGCAGGACCGAGGATGCGAGCCTCACCGTGCGGCTGGTGAGGCCCGCTCCTTCCGTGAGGATCCCGGGAGGGGATGTGGTGGAGGTGCGTGTCCTCGTGAGGGAACGGATCATCCATCAGACCTTTGAGAAGGTCCCCCTGGTGGCGGTGGACCTGTCGCCTTCTCTCGAGATGGAAGGCCTTCCCGAGGAGGGGTCGGTCACCATCCAGGGGCCGTATTCGACCATGGAGGGGCTCGCCCCGCAGGATGTGCACCTGGTGGTGGACTGTGCAGAGGTGGAGGAACCGGGTGAGTATGTGCTGGAGGTGCGGCCGATCGTTCCCCAGGAGGTGGTGGTGCTCGACTTCTCACCTCGCCAGGTGGGTGTACGGGTGAGGTTTCGGGAGTCCCCGGCTACCGGAGTCGTCTCGGAGGAGGGGGAATGA
- the cdaA gene encoding diadenylate cyclase CdaA — translation MIETLKTLWDTVFLPLLDIGILAFLIYKTYELLLVTNALPVLRGLLFLGGLYLLAFVLGLSTLRWILSFLAPGLVLGVFVIFQPELRRIFTRLGQGQVFGLGARRYSLDIDAVLNAMEVLSAARRGALIVLSRSMSLRNAIETGIRLDAELSSSLLITIFGHDTPLHDGAVVIEKGRVVAAACFLPLSEQPQARRAFGARHRAALGLAEQSDAVVLVVSEETGALSLAYESKLLYDLSPEELRAVLAGLLGLPRERTRIEQGEGV, via the coding sequence ATGATAGAGACGCTCAAGACCCTCTGGGACACGGTGTTCCTCCCCCTCCTCGATATAGGGATACTCGCATTCCTCATCTACAAGACGTACGAGCTGCTCCTCGTGACCAACGCCCTCCCGGTCCTGAGGGGGCTTCTCTTCCTCGGAGGGCTCTACCTCCTCGCCTTCGTCCTGGGGCTCTCGACCCTCCGGTGGATCCTCTCGTTCCTCGCACCGGGCCTGGTGCTCGGCGTGTTCGTGATCTTTCAGCCGGAGCTCAGGCGCATCTTCACCCGGCTCGGCCAGGGACAGGTCTTCGGCCTCGGGGCGAGGAGGTATTCCCTCGACATCGACGCGGTGCTCAATGCCATGGAGGTCCTTTCTGCGGCGCGGCGGGGGGCGCTCATCGTGCTCTCCCGGAGCATGAGTCTGCGGAACGCGATAGAGACGGGAATCCGGCTGGACGCCGAGCTCTCATCCTCGCTCCTCATCACCATATTCGGTCATGACACCCCGCTCCACGATGGTGCGGTGGTGATAGAGAAGGGGCGGGTGGTCGCGGCTGCCTGTTTCCTCCCGCTCTCCGAGCAACCCCAGGCACGGCGGGCCTTCGGCGCCCGTCACCGGGCTGCTCTTGGACTCGCCGAACAGTCGGACGCGGTGGTCCTGGTGGTCTCGGAGGAGACAGGTGCCCTCTCGCTCGCCTACGAATCCAAGCTCCTCTACGACCTCTCGCCCGAGGAGCTCAGGGCCGTCCTCGCCGGGTTGCTCGGACTCCCGAGGGAGAGGACCCGCATCGAACAGGGGGAAGGGGTATGA